The genomic window CATGTATTGCGGCTTAAGCCTGCGGCTCAAATTAGCCGTGGCATGCTCGCACTCAATTTCCCATTTGTCGCCGCTAAACTGATTCGTAGCCACGATGTGGTGCATGTGCATACGCCTCAACTTGAGGCCTTGCTGCTCTCAGGCTTATGCCGCGCAATGAATAAACCATTGTTGATGAGCCATCACGGCGATTTGGTCATGCCAACTGGCTTGATCAATCGGGCGATCGAGAAGGTGATGATTGGGCAAATGGTTTTAGCAGGCAAATTGGCGCGGCGGGTTAGTGCCTATAGTCGCGATTACGCCGCAAACTCCAGCTTTTTGCAAAAATTCACCAATAAATTGACCTATATTTACCCACCAGTTGATTTACCAACCCCCAATCCAAGCCAAGTTGCCGCTTGGAAGGCTGAACTTGGAATCAGCGATAAGCCAATTGTTGGCTTTGCAGGGCGCTTCGTTGAAGAAAAAGGCTTTGATTTCTTGCTCAAAGCTATGCCAATGATCGCCGAAGTCTTTCCTGAGGTGCGCTTTGTGTTTGCTGGCGAGCACAAAATGGTTTATGAAGATTTTTATTCCACCTGTTTGCCAATGATCGAGCAAAACCGCGAACGAATTGTGTTCCTCGGTTTGTTGCGCGATGCGCAAAAACTTGCCAATTTTTATGCAATGTGCGACTTGTTTACCTTGCCCAGCCGCACCGATTGTTTGGCAATGGTGCAGATCGAGGCTTTACTAGCGGGCACGCCGTTGGTCACCAGCGATATTCCAGGCGCACGGGTTGTCGTGCAGGAAACCGGCTTTGGGCGCTTGGTGCAAACTCAAAACCCTCGCGCCTTAGCCGATGGCATTATTGAAGTGCTTAAAAACCCTGAAACCTATAAAGTGCAGCCAGCCAAAGTTGAACAAGTCTTTTCAGTCAAAACCATTCTCGATAGCTACGAGCGGACGATGGCCGAAATGTGTGGTCAGCCCGTTTCTGCATCGGTTGTATAAGGAAGAGCGATGAACATGACCGAACAACCCTATGCCCCACTAGCCCCACACGATGCAGCCCTGATGGATACAATGCTGCGCAACGAGGCCGACCCTGCCTATAGCCGCCGCGCCCGCCGCTTGATGCAATATCTTGATTTGCAAGCTGGCGATACGGTGCTGGATTG from Chloroflexota bacterium includes these protein-coding regions:
- a CDS encoding glycosyltransferase family 4 protein yields the protein MKILSALTYYAPHWTGLTMHAQRVAEGLAARGHHVTVLTIQHEPTLPTEEILNGVHVLRLKPAAQISRGMLALNFPFVAAKLIRSHDVVHVHTPQLEALLLSGLCRAMNKPLLMSHHGDLVMPTGLINRAIEKVMIGQMVLAGKLARRVSAYSRDYAANSSFLQKFTNKLTYIYPPVDLPTPNPSQVAAWKAELGISDKPIVGFAGRFVEEKGFDFLLKAMPMIAEVFPEVRFVFAGEHKMVYEDFYSTCLPMIEQNRERIVFLGLLRDAQKLANFYAMCDLFTLPSRTDCLAMVQIEALLAGTPLVTSDIPGARVVVQETGFGRLVQTQNPRALADGIIEVLKNPETYKVQPAKVEQVFSVKTILDSYERTMAEMCGQPVSASVV